The DNA region TATGACTTTTATATGAGCTAAACTAAGCAGCTTAGCGGCAATCAAATGAAAGTCAAACAGTCGCCCCGTCGACCCAGAGCATCAACattgaaatcaaaatgaaaatcaaattagCACCAGTTTTGGTGgctaattttgtatttttttttttttatcattccAATGGCAGGAAGTGAGCTGAAGTTTGAGGTTAAGGACACGTGTGTGTGCGGGTCAGCGATAAGAAGTTGCACACGCACGTGACCTTACCTCCCCAACCTCCGCCTCACCATTCGAAAGGTCAACGTAATCACTTTCAATTTTCACACCCACTCGAGCTGAATTTTGCAACTAATGCTGCCAAttaataaaattcaattactACGATAAGAATATTCAATTCAAACACcgctgatttttttttttattaccagAGGGCGTGGTTAATCGATTGTGCAACGCCCCGTTTTGAGAAGGAGAAACGCCCGTAAATGAAAGAAATCGTGGATACATATTATCTATATGTATACCCGACATCATAGAAAGACAACAAAAGACTGAAGCTTACATATTTTATACAGGAGGGACCTGAATCTGAAGGGATCGAGCCTCTACAGAAGTTTTAGCTGAATcagtattttaattgaaaattacaCCATTAAAATCGactgaaatttattttgagtGCCATCTGGTTTATTTGAACTAAAACGAATTCTCTTTAACTAAACTTGCTTACAAATCATGCATTAAATAAGCTTTATTTATCATCCTAGCCATCATCTGATTTTGATTCACATTTTGTGTAGACTTCTTGTTGGAACTTCGGATATAGGGTGCCGAAAACATCACAGTTAGATGGCAGTTTTTCTTGAACAGGCtaagagattggttagaatgTGGGCGAAAATTCGACGCTGCTGCTATTGCTTGTGTGGACGTGGAATAAATATGAAGTCCGATTTCGAGTCGGATTCCCTGACTGATTCGTACTTTAGACGTTCCACGTTACCAATCCGGCCGGACACAACGACCACAACAAGGCCAGGGGTACGACGTCTGGAGGATAATTTTGAAATGGCGATATGTACTTATCCCATAACCAATATGCATTATGTATTGAGTATCATTACCAATACGCAAGAGGAATTGGTCTTCCAAAGTATTGCAGGTCCATTGGAATCGCAATCAACAGAGTTACAGATTCAGGTCGTTTAATAGCAAGGCAGAAGCAATccttttatattttctatttaaataaacaCATAAAAAACCGCTTACAATCAATACCGAGAAATTAAAGTTATAAGTTATTTTAAACACATAAAAAGCGCGAGTCATTCGAGTTGAGTAATCCACGTCATGCTCAGTGGatatgattaaaaaaaaaaatttcaaattgagCGCACAAGCGCTCTGTCGATGTTTATAACTATCGATGCTTATCGATTGAGCGTAATAAATAATCGATACCAGTAATGAAAGTTAGTGTTGCGAAATGAAAAAATAGTAATTCAAATTACgttatattttcaatttgcttttAATCAAGAAGCTCTTTATATAATCTATTTTATAACAACTTCAAGGTATTCTAAGTCTAATTGTGAAATTGTGTATCACACAATTTACTAttgtgaatatatatattttaagaaGGTTTTTGAATATCAAAGAACACCTATTTGAGaactttttaaagtaattcTTCATTCAATGTTCAAACTGCAAGCACAGCAACTTTGGATGTACTATCCACCGTGACCCAATTAATAATTGGCCATCGTAAACTTGAACTTCAGTAGAAATGGAGGTggaaaaaattacattttagaGGTCGCGAACAGAAAAGTTGCCGATGCTTTGCAAAAATATTGCATAAAATGCCAGCGACGAAAGCATATGTCAAACAGAAACTGGTCGAATTCAGACGAAAATGGGTAAGATGAAATGGAGAAACTAAGCAAAAATAtcagaaaagaaaagcaaatgaCTTTCTGTATTTTCAAAAGCTAACATGAATCGGAAAAATGTACTTCTTGTGATGCTGGTGCTCATCCTAAATTGGCATCAATTGGAATCCTCGAAAATTGCCTATAAAAAGCCACTCTATGGCAAGGCCAATGCGCTTAAAGACAAACGTTTAAAATGGAAGCCAACTGGAAAGATTGGCAACGAATTGGAAGTGACGACGGTTGCATTAAGCACTACAGAGACAATGGATTGGCCAGCGCCATTGGAATTTGTCATAATAACCACACCAAGGAGTAATCCCCtagcgacaacaacaatgcaGGAGATGGAAATAGACTCGGAAGAGAGTAGTAGTTCAAATGTCTTGACCAGCGAGAGTACGACTCCCAGTGACGGCAGCGTAACTACCGCCCCCGCTTCATTCACCTCAAGTCTGGATAATACTTTGCCACTTCCACCCACACCTGCACCTGCGGAGACAGGTGACTCACCCAGCAATCAGCCTGTTCCCTGCACCTGCGGTGTCTTCTTGTCCTCTCAAATCCCAAATGGTTTGCCGGAAACTCCACTTATAATGAACGAACTTGATCGCATGTATCCATGCAATGCGATCGGACGGAAACAATGCCAGACTAAGTGCCTCGAAGCGGTAAGATAATGGAGAATGGACCTGTGAGAGACAACAAATCTTGTTCCTAATCAACTTTCGCTCTCTTTTAGATTGTTCAACATTTACCCAATTCGGCAAGTATTGTGTGCTCGGCATTGGGTCACGATTGCCACAAGGAACGTGcatatttgtttattaaaaactgccaTAACCAATGGGTAAATACGAATTTGCAGGCCGGCCGTGAATATTGTTGTAGAAATGGTTTACCCTATCGCTGTCCACTATTGGGTTGACACGTAAAAAGGAGTATTAGAATTGCACgcaaaataaacttttaaaaatgaaaatattattatttttaatttggtgGGATTTCAAAGcgttaaattttgaaaacgaTAGTTTCACCTATGACCAAAAAATGTATCGATAACTTATGtacttagttttttttttcttgcgtGGTATTTTTACATGACACGGCCACACTAAGCCGgcaaaattttgttgtttatatttcatcgATGTTGTTTTTGGCATCAACTGATAacggaaaataaaataacagaGTGCAATAAACTAATCGCCGATTAACAATTAAGGGGGAAAGAGGGGTAGGCAGGCAATTGAATGAAGATAAGTCGGCGATAGAACTCACTGCAGACCACAAGAGAAGCCAGAAAGCAACAGTCAAACTGTCATCACCCACGTCTTCAACATGCCGAAATATGTGCCAGCACGTGGATACAAGGAGTTAGATTCACTACTCCAGCGCTATAATGGACAAAAAGAAGTTGTCTACATATATTTCTATGGCGAAAAGGATAGCAAAGGCGTAAGCTGGTGTTCCGATTGTGTCGAAGGTATGTAAGATACTATAAGAGAAAAAGACagaaagagacaaagagagcgagagTGGCAGCAAACAGACGGGCGCTAATTCCGATCACAACGAACTGTATATATCCTATCCTTTTTGTCAATTTCGCCATCAATCGAAATCCAAAGCCTACAATCAGTTAAGAGTCCGATGGACGTTTTATAACAGGAACCACCATTATCTAAAGCCGAAAAATTTGTCATTATAGTTTGACAATATAGAAATCTATGGGCTCTCGAATCGTCTAGGGAAGTTTTGTGACCTTCTCATGTGACTTTACTAACGATAAATACTTTGCCCATTTCAGCTGAATCCACCATTACGAAAGGATTCACACAGCTTGCCAGTGATGATGCTGTTGTCGTGCAAGTCGACGTTGGCAATCGTGAGGCGTGGAAGGATCTTAACAACGACTTCAGAAAGCCACCACTGAATATCAGTGTAATACCCACATTAATACGCTGGAACGGTGTCGAACGTTTGGAGGGTGATCATTTACGCAACATTTCATTGCTCGAGCTGTTCTTTGAGGAGACGACTCAAAATAATAGTAGTGCGACGAAGCCCTAGAGTATCGATGTTATCGAAGTGTGCTTAGTGTAAACAAGTGAAATTCACACGAGACATTAGAGAGAGTGCACACATTGAGAGCGACAGGCAGAGAGGTCGTACCAGAGCGAGTATGTTCAAGAGAGAACACATCAAGCAAgagtaaaataaattgttgAGTCAAACTCAAAATACGCTCAAAAATAATTTCACTGGTCTATAAAAAACGAAGAGAGGAACGGAAATGATGGTGGGAGGGGTGGTTTTGGTTGTGTATGTTTGGGGAGCTTGGGATTGCTTGGGGAGGATGCATGTGCCGTTCGTTCAGTTGTTCGTTGTTCGGTCGACAGGTCGGCATTCCGGCTTTGGCATATTCCTATTTTATTTGCACGCACGTCGTCGGGCAGGACGAATCGTATGGGCGCGCGCCGCGTTTATCCGCTGGTGtccccacaaaaacaaaaccccgCACCTTAACTAAATTCCAACGTTCGCAAGTAGTCCGTGTGTTTTGctagcagcagcaggagctacaacagcagcagcacaatCAAATATAATAACGGTAAACATTGGCACGCGgacgtcacacacacaaacacacacacatacatatatatgtatacatatggaTGTATATATAAGGGTTAAAGGCGACCTCCTCCTACAATTTTTTTCCTCGCTGCCGCAATTAACTGTTGCACGTTTCTTTCGATTTGCtttcaattgatttttg from Drosophila willistoni isolate 14030-0811.24 chromosome XL unlocalized genomic scaffold, UCI_dwil_1.1 Seg141, whole genome shotgun sequence includes:
- the LOC6638063 gene encoding follicle cell protein 3C-1, whose translation is MANMNRKNVLLVMLVLILNWHQLESSKIAYKKPLYGKANALKDKRLKWKPTGKIGNELEVTTVALSTTETMDWPAPLEFVIITTPRSNPLATTTMQEMEIDSEESSSSNVLTSESTTPSDGSVTTAPASFTSSLDNTLPLPPTPAPAETGDSPSNQPVPCTCGVFLSSQIPNGLPETPLIMNELDRMYPCNAIGRKQCQTKCLEAIVQHLPNSASIVCSALGHDCHKERAYLFIKNCHNQWVNTNLQAGREYCCRNGLPYRCPLLG
- the LOC6638064 gene encoding thioredoxin domain-containing protein 17: MPKYVPARGYKELDSLLQRYNGQKEVVYIYFYGEKDSKGVSWCSDCVEAESTITKGFTQLASDDAVVVQVDVGNREAWKDLNNDFRKPPLNISVIPTLIRWNGVERLEGDHLRNISLLELFFEETTQNNSSATKP